A genomic window from Caldicellulosiruptor kronotskyensis 2002 includes:
- a CDS encoding SPL family radical SAM protein, translating to MTSSKKSFLAKHFSHVYIEKAVLSHPVTIKILEKLQRSKIVKIDNYKEVFCRSGQNYFLQEKSKKLILAKKSGEFLYPGPQICHNFGYDNFFYTSNILNCIYSCEYCFLKGMYSSANIVIFVNIEDYFKEIDTVLKNKTLYLSVSYETDLLALENIVPFSSAWIEYATSKQNLTIEIRTKSTNFQTIENLKPKDNVILAWTLSPEEIIEKFENGTPSLYSRISAIKKATEKGWNVRLCFDPILYIPDWKSIYEKFLRQVFEELNPDKIVDISVGLFRIPKDYLKSMKKVFANEITSFPYEESQNICTYPKKLKEEMINTILLILGNFISSSKIFVI from the coding sequence TTGACAAGCTCAAAAAAATCCTTCTTAGCTAAGCATTTTTCTCATGTTTATATTGAAAAAGCCGTTCTTTCTCATCCTGTTACAATAAAAATTTTAGAGAAACTGCAAAGGTCTAAAATAGTTAAAATAGATAATTATAAAGAGGTTTTCTGCAGATCAGGTCAAAATTATTTTCTTCAGGAAAAGAGTAAAAAATTAATTCTTGCAAAAAAATCAGGAGAGTTCCTCTATCCTGGCCCCCAGATTTGCCATAACTTTGGATACGACAATTTCTTTTATACAAGCAACATTTTGAACTGTATTTACAGCTGTGAATATTGTTTTTTGAAAGGAATGTACTCCTCTGCAAATATAGTAATATTTGTGAACATCGAAGACTACTTCAAAGAGATTGATACTGTTTTGAAAAATAAGACGCTGTATCTTTCTGTATCATACGAAACAGACCTTTTAGCACTTGAAAATATTGTCCCATTTTCTTCTGCTTGGATTGAATACGCAACTTCAAAGCAAAATTTGACAATTGAAATCAGAACAAAAAGTACCAACTTCCAAACTATAGAAAACTTAAAACCTAAAGATAACGTAATTTTGGCATGGACACTATCTCCTGAAGAAATTATAGAAAAGTTTGAAAATGGCACACCTTCTTTATATTCACGGATTTCTGCAATTAAAAAAGCTACAGAAAAAGGCTGGAATGTGAGGCTTTGTTTTGACCCAATTTTATACATTCCCGACTGGAAATCAATTTATGAAAAGTTCTTAAGACAGGTTTTTGAAGAGTTGAATCCTGATAAGATTGTAGATATTTCAGTTGGTTTGTTTAGAATTCCAAAAGACTATCTTAAGAGTATGAAAAAAGTTTTTGCAAACGAAATTACCTCTTTTCCTTATGAAGAATCACAAAATATCTGCACTTACCCCAAAAAGTTAAAAGAAGAAATGATAAATACAATACTTTTAATACTTGGTAATTTTATTTCTTCTTCAAAGATTTTTGTGATTTAA
- a CDS encoding 5'-methylthioadenosine/S-adenosylhomocysteine nucleosidase family protein, with the protein MIYIVTAFHAEAKALIEYFALKKLYVPSKFQIFSGNDILLIESKEGIIKSSIATTFALTKFGAGSKDMALNIGICGAVENTFSKGDVILCNKIINHHSKKAFYPDILISHSMKEATLESFMHPVKKDSLPVEIEGDIVDMEGAGFFEASSIFLPLHNIHCIKIVYDFLDFEKINSSEIENLIKQSIPHIENLISSLLKLNFESCNNTPEINNIPLIVNKLKHSLHLTAYMTNELEGLLKDYIIRHKKLPNSIFEFFEVQINSKKEGKNYFDKLKKILLS; encoded by the coding sequence ATGATATATATCGTCACTGCTTTCCATGCAGAAGCAAAGGCTCTAATAGAATATTTTGCCCTTAAAAAATTATATGTACCTTCAAAATTTCAGATTTTTTCTGGCAATGATATTCTTCTTATAGAAAGCAAGGAAGGAATTATAAAGAGCAGTATTGCAACAACATTTGCCTTGACAAAGTTTGGAGCAGGTAGCAAAGATATGGCCCTGAACATTGGGATTTGCGGAGCTGTGGAAAATACCTTTTCAAAAGGCGATGTTATTCTTTGCAACAAAATAATAAATCACCACTCAAAAAAGGCATTCTACCCGGATATTTTAATTTCGCATAGCATGAAAGAGGCAACACTCGAAAGCTTTATGCACCCTGTGAAAAAAGATAGCTTGCCAGTTGAAATCGAGGGAGATATAGTTGATATGGAGGGTGCAGGATTTTTTGAGGCATCTTCTATCTTTTTGCCCCTTCATAATATACACTGCATCAAGATAGTTTATGACTTTTTGGACTTTGAAAAGATAAATTCTTCTGAGATTGAAAATCTGATAAAGCAAAGTATTCCTCATATAGAAAATTTGATAAGTTCCCTCTTAAAATTAAATTTTGAATCTTGCAACAATACCCCTGAAATTAATAATATACCTCTGATTGTAAATAAACTAAAACACAGTTTACATCTTACAGCTTATATGACCAACGAGCTTGAAGGTTTGTTAAAAGATTATATAATAAGGCATAAAAAACTACCTAATTCTATTTTTGAATTTTTTGAAGTTCAAATAAACTCAAAAAAGGAGGGCAAAAATTACTTTGACAAGCTCAAAAAAATCCTTCTTAGCTAA